From Styela clava chromosome 6, kaStyClav1.hap1.2, whole genome shotgun sequence, one genomic window encodes:
- the LOC120331263 gene encoding sodium-dependent phosphate transport protein 2B-like: MATNKMIEAEELNAQNSNIDMTNEELRKKLEEDAWAIVIDDCDDDDVEKFSDMSGKHKILHIMKIIGKIFGVLATLYIFVCSLSLMSSAFQILGGKTGGQLFNNEYLSNPITGLIIGILVTVLVQSSSTSTSIIITMVGAGILNVHEAIPIIMGSNIGTSVTNTIVSLTQSMDRDQFRKSFGGATVHDMFNFLSVIILLPLEVLTGYLEKTTEAIVSSSNLNSAGGEGPPDMLDVITDPLTEHVIQVNKTIIGLIALEVPLEADASMIKVWCEQHDATINVTYSGNSTQCNFTATDCNVEETVLVGVEKCNVHDFIFANTGMTDPAVGGIILILSLFVLCACLVMMVKLLSSMLKGSVARVIKKVLNTNFPYPFGWISGYLAILSGAILTFVVQSSTVFTSTMTPLVGLGVISLKRMYPLTLGANIGTTATGILAAFATESDAGMIYALQLSLCHFFFNISGILIWYPIPIMRRVPLRAARFMGNTTAEYKWFAVLYLIFAFFLIPGVILGLSFAGIWIMGGFLILVAVIVICVIILNVLQSRKPEWLPESMQTWEFLPAPLRSLQPYDKVFSKFLLCCKCCNEEEAEEQDPPSYDSSMENISVIDVDYEKSIINSSGATPILSEKQGFSDHLYILENLGNENPAYNSDDTTTQL, translated from the exons ATGGCAaccaataaaatgattgaagcTGAGGAATTGAATGCTCAAAACAGTAACATTGATATGACGAATGAagagttgagaaaaaaattagaAGAGGATGCTTGGGCAATTGTTATTGATGACTGTGATGACG ATGACGTCGAAAAGTTTAGCGATATGTCAGGAAAGCACAAGATTCTccatattatgaaaataatcgGGAAGATATTTGGAGTGTTAGCTACGTTATACATTTTTGTTTGCTCTTTGAGTCTCATGAGTTCGGCGTTTCAAATACTTG GTGGAAAAACTGGAGGCCAGCTTTTCAACAATGAATATCTGAGTAACCCGATAACTGGTCTCATCATTGGAATTTTGGTGACCGTATTAGTTCAAAGTTCTTCAACATCGACTTCCATCATTATAACTATGGTTGGGGCCGGAA TTTTGAACGTTCACGAGGCAATTCCAATCATAATGGGATCAAACATAGGAACGTCGGTTACAAACACCATTGTTTCCTTGACACAATCGATGGATCGAGATCAATTTCGAAA GTCATTCGGTGGTGCAACTGTTCACGACATGTTCAATTTTCTGAGCGTAATAATACTTTTGCCTTTGGAAGTACTAACCGGCTATTTGGAAAAAACAACAGAAGCAATCGTTTCAAGCTCTAATTTAAACTCTGCTGGTGGTGAAGGACCTCCCGATATGTTAGAT gtAATCACAGACCCACTAACCGAACACGTTATACAAGTCAACAAGACTATCATCGGCTTGATCGCGTTAGAAGTTCCATTGGAAGCAGACGCTTCAATGATAAAG GTGTGGTGTGAACAACATGACGCGACTATTAACGTAACGTACTCAGGAAACAGCACCCAATGTAATTTTACTGCGACAGATTGCAACGTGGAAGAAACAGTACTAGTTGGAGTAGAAAAAT GCAACGTACACGACTTCATTTTCGCCAATACTGGGATGACTGATCCAGCTGTCGGGGGAATTATTCTGATTTTATCTTTATTTGTTCTCTGCGCATGCCTCGTCATGATGGTGAAATTATTGAGTTCTATGCTAAAAGGAAGTGTCGCGCGTGTGATAAAGAAAGTTCTCAATACAAATTTCCCGTACCCATTCGGATGGATATCTG GCTATCTTGCTATCCTCTCTGGAGCTATTCTTACTTTCGTGGTGCAGAGCAGTACTGTTTTCACCTCAACAATGACTCCGTTAGTTGGACTTGGCGTCATCAGCCTTAAGCGTATGTACCCGTTGACACTTGGTGCAAACATTGGCACCACAGCAACTGGAATCCTTGCCGCATTTGCCACAGAAAGCGACGCTGGAATGATTTACGCATTACAACTTTCTCTTTGtcatttcttttttaatatatccgGGATTTTAATATGGTATCCAATTCCGATAATGCGAAGAGTCCCTCTGCGAGCAGCCAGATTCATGGGAAACACGACTGCCGAGTATAAATGGTTCGCAGTGCTCTATCTTATCTTTGCCTTTTTTCTTATTCCAGGAGTAATTCTAGGCCTTTCCTTCGCAGGGATTTGGATCATGGGGGGGTTTCTTATATTGGTGGCAGTTATTGTAATATGTGTTATTATTCTCAATGTGTTGCAATCACGTAAGCCAGAATGGCTTCCGGAGTCAATGCAGACGTGGGAGTTCCTCCCAGCGCCCTTGCGATCATTGCAACCATACGACAAagtgttttctaaatttttgctTTGTTGCAAATGTTGCAACGAAGAAGAAGCAGAAGAACAAGATCCACCTTCATATGATAGTTCCATGGAAAACATCTCTGTTATAGATGTGGACTATGAAAAATCAATTATCAATTCGAGTGGTGCTACTCCGATACTTTCAGAAAAGCAAGGCTTTTCGGATCATTTATATATTCTTGAAAACTTAGGGAACGAAAACCCAGCATACAACTCTGATGACACCACCACACAgttataa
- the LOC120331787 gene encoding MAM and LDL-receptor class A domain-containing protein 1-like, with product MRTSFIVPLLITFFIYGLSTTFGAKRRPVRLQGMRRPTRKPERKVTGTAWYNCDFESGYCGWKNDSTAEFQWFRTNTETPTGETGPRWDHTKAGDRGEGHYLYIETSVPRENGDHARLISPLLSEEGTFCLTFWHNMHGSDVKDLNVYLKGRKSKKLQTISHLSGPWSVGSNIRNLAGEDNDWWNQESVEFTIMEPVNIIFEGVRGKNYRGDIAIDDILLSPTRCGRKSINCDFEKNTCGWTQMSGDQFNWLPNRGKTQTRNTGPTHDHTLRNSSGRYLYIETSWPRVEGDKAQLLSPLISCDKGATPVFNFWYNMNGPHIGPLKIYVTRDKGRLGNPVWEKNSNQGNIWWHGQITIPPAFLSKGSFMIVIEAERKDYQGDTGIDDVSLTGCRAEEPTFGKLVALTTPTATTTTRTTKATTTKAWLRDAGNPNKLPGGIECNFEQESMCGWKQDFNDQFDWELNREKTHSERTGPAADHTNRMGWYLYVEASSPRKPGDKAVIRSVPIPPSVVSCISFYYHMQGKDMGKLELLSVARGGQRFTKHWSKQGQQSKNDTDWKFAQAEIRENTFYVLAFRATIGHGFYSDIAIDDVKIDATPCEKTTITTTVSSPPSTAKANKVISTAPSSNDIDCDFSGGKTCQWSQVLSPSDEFDWTVETKSSKLRSSQTGPFVDHTSGSRGDYAYIDASTPRDEGDGAMLESPEYLVESDMCFHFWYHMFGTDIGNLTLYRKVPKSGKLIPLWTNGGNKGSQWLEATVDMRKRGITKLVLEAKRGEFWKGDIAIDDFKMVKGKCPTFDCNFEENNCAWRHELEHVDFNWTRHQGKTTSKNTGPDYDHTLGNKNGTYLYVEASNPRQRYDKARLVSPVIDPGLSSTKCVTFWFHSFGDHVGAINIYKIEARQTNSSYLGSPIWINARNEGDQWVFAKINVHGELPYQIMIEGVRGLDYLGDIAIDDIKMIDGVCNPCCEKTHFKCGNHYCIPIGFRCNHRDDCGDGSDESFCDYGPPCGTPYSYAPIREPVDLPDNVMHDESSQSVIPYPVEEEEDGIVIMAPETKDGGAARISNTQMKLLSYPKNHNKHLINPRYYSEDMQFDLRGSENVETFVEREKRSLGSNMENAYNYSPEYIKQNKTVKIVQNPNSSQKIANDKGENYESIDLIKIQGHYKKISQGDSVINLTADEQKVAKKHFEYRVRIQKVMGKQHEIENEEWKLMTPWKRYQKKSEIRRAKRSVKKIIGGVQTSQYNYPWQVAYYVTESTTKSHYFCGATLIDRYWVITAAHCPHLGDVHNIVIGDFDLYTDEGTEQEIIVDAIFLHEKYKFSEDLVGDIALIKLRYPARSSKSVQPACLLKPEETPFKTGEVCVTTGWGRVEANKPGIERYLRQVEMPIISNKQCQATFWSIYTIHNSYVCAGGTGGNSCRGDSGGPLLCKRDDKFYLVGITSWGDTRCKTNIPGVYTRVQSYNKWMDKIMAKPECTTQ from the exons ATGAGAACTTCCTTTATTGTGCCTTTACtaataactttttttatttatggattATCAACTACATTTGGTGCAAAGCGCAGACCTGTACGACTTCAAG gGATGCGTCGACCTACGAGGAAGCCTGAACGGAAAGTAACAGGCACGGCATGGTACAACTGTGATTTTGAAAGTGGATATTGTGGTTGGAAAAATGACTCAACAGCTGAATTTCAATGGTTCAGAACAAATACCGAAACACCAACAGGAGAAACAGGGCCTCGATGGGATCACACAAAAGCAGGAG ACCGCGGCGAAGGACACTATCTTTATATTGAAACATCCGTCCCTCGAGAAAACGGTGATCATGCTAGATTAATCAGCCCACTGCTGTCTGAAGAAGGAACATTTTGCTTGAC atTCTGGCATAACATGCACGGTTCTGACGTGAAGGATTTGAACGTCTATCTTAAAGGTCGAAAgtcaaaaaaattacaaacaatttCACACCTATCGGGTCCATGGTCGGTTGGAAGTAACATCAGAAACCTTGCGGGTGAAGATAATGACTGGTGGAACCAGGAGTCGGTTGAATTTACCATTATGGAACCCGTAAAC ATAATATTCGAGGGCGTTCGTGGAAAGAATTACAGAGGCGATATCGCTATTGACGACATCTTGTTGTCGCCAACAAGATGCGGGAGAA AATCCATCAACTGTGATTTTGAGAAGAATACATGTGGATGGACGCAAATGTCAGGTGATCAATTCAACTGGTTACCGAACAGAGGGAAGACACAAACCAGAAATACAGGACCTACTCATGATCATACATTGCGAAACTCAA GTGGCCGCTATTTGTATATCGAAACATCGTGGCCTCGGGTAGAAGGCGACAAAGCCCAGTTACTTTCTCCTCTGATATCTTGTGACAAAGGTGCGACACCGGTATTCAATTTTTGGTATAACATGAATGGCCCACACATTGGTCCACTCAAAATATACGTCACGAGAGACAAGGGAAGGCTTGGTAATCCTGTTTGGGAGAAAAACAGCAACCAAGGAAACATTTGGTGGCACGGACAAATAACAATCCCGCCAGCGTTTCTATCGAAAGGATCTTTTATG ATCGTGATTGAAGCGGAACGGAAGGACTATCAGGGAGACACAGGTATAGATGACGTCAGTTTGACGGGATGTCGTGCAGAGGAACCAACATTTGGGAAACTAGTTGCTTTAACTACACCTACTGCTACAACAACAACTAGGACCACTAAAGCCACCACAACAAAAGCATGGCTTCGGGATGCGGGAAATCCTAACAAATTACCAG GAGGTATAGAATGTAATTTTGAGCAAGAAAGCATGTGTGGATGGAAACAGGATTTCAATGATCAGTTCGACTGGGAATTAAACAGAGAGAAGACTCATTCGGAAAGAACCGGACCTGCTGCCGATCATACTAACAGAA TGGGTTGGTACTTGTATGTCGAAGCTTCATCACCGAGGAAACCAGGGGACAAAGCAGTAATAAGAAGCGTCCCCATTCCTCCATCTGTCGTTTCATGCATCAGTTTTTATTATCACATGCAAGGCAAAGACATGGGTAAACTGGAGTTGCTTTCCGTTGCTCGTGGGGGCCAAAG ATTTACAAAACATTGGTCTAAACAAGGACAGCAAAGCAAAAATGACACtgattggaaatttgctcaagcAGAAATACgagaaaatacattttacgTTCTTGCATTTCGAGCCACTATCGGACACGGTTTCTACTCGGATATTGCCATTGATGATGTCAAAATTGATGCTACACCATGCG aaaaaacaacaataactaCTACAGTTTCAAGTCCGCCATCAACAGCAAAGGCAAATAAAGTTATTTCAACAG CGCCATCGTCGAATGATATCGATTGTGATTTCAGCGGAGGTAAAACATGCCAATGGAGTCAGGTGTTGTCTCCATCGGATGAGTTTGACTGGACAGTGGAAACTAAATCCAGTAAGCTTCGATCGTCACAAACAGGCCCCTTTGTCGATCATACGTCAGGAAGTAG ggGTGATTATGCTTACATTGATGCATCCACACCAAGAGATGAAGGAGATGGAGCAATGTTAGAGAGTCCAGAATATCTGGTCGAATCCGATATGTGTTTTCATTTCTGGTATCACATGTTTGGGACAG ATATTGGTAATTTGACTCTTTATAGAAAAGTACCAAAGTCTGGAAAATTAATTCCGCTGTGGACGAATGGGGGTAATAAAGGAAGTCAATGGCTTGAAGCTACTGTTGATATGAGAAAAAGGGGAATCACGAAATTGGTTTTGGAGGCAAAAAGAGGAGAATTTTGGAAGGGAGATATCGCGATCGATGATTTCAAAATGGTTAAAGGAAAATGTC CTACATTTGACTGCAATTTTGAGGAGAATAACTGCGCTTGGAGACACGAGTTAGAACATGTTGATTTTAACTGGACGAGACATCAAGGGAAAACGACATCAAAAAACACAGGCCCAGATTACGATCATACGTTAGGAA ACAAAAATGGAACCTATCTGTATGTCGAAGCGTCTAATCCACGACAGCGTTATGACAAGGCAAGGCTGGTCAGCCCAGTGATAGACCCAGGACTCTCTTCAA ctAAATGTGTCACATTTTGGTTTCACTCATTTGGTGATCACGTTGGTGctataaacatatataaaatcGAAGCGCGACAGACAAATTCTTCGTACCTGGGATCACCAATTTGGATAAATGCTAGAAATGAAGGCGATCAATGGGTTTTTGCAAAGATCAACGTTCATGGCGAACTACCTTACCAG ATCATGATTGAAGGCGTTCGTGGCCTCGATTACTTGGGAGATATCGCTATTGATGACATCAAAATGATAGATGGAGTATGTAATCCTTGTTGCGAAAAGACGCATTTCAAATGTGGCAACCATTACTGCATACCAATCGGATTTAGATGTAACCATCGAGATGATTGTGGCGACGGCAGTGACGAGTCATTTTGCGATTACG GGCCACCTTGTGGAACACCCTACTCCTACGCACCAATCAGAGAACCCGTGGATCTTCCTGATAATGTTATGCATGATGAATCTAGTCAATCTGTGATACCATATCCAGTG GAAGAAGAAGAAGATGGAATCGTAATTATGGCTCCAGAGACAAAAGACGGCGGTGCTGCAAGAATATCAAATACACAAATGAAACTTCTTTCTTATCCAAAAAATCACAATAAGCATCTCATTAATCCCCGATATTATTCAGAAGATATGCAATTCGATCTGAGGGGTTCCGAGAATGTTGAAACATTCGTCGAACGGGAAAAACGTAGTTTGGGATCAAACATGGAAAATGCTTATAATTATTCACCAGAATacatcaaacaaaataaaactgtaaaaatcGTTCAAAATCCAAATTCTTCGCAAAAAATAGCAAATGACAAAGGGGAGAATTATGAGTCAATAGATTTGATTAAAATTCAAGggcattacaaaaaaatatcacaagGTGATTCTGTTATAAACCTGACCGCGGATGAACAAAAAGTTGCAAAAAAACACTTTGAGTACAGAGTAAGAATACAAAAAGTAATGGGAAAACAACATGAAATTGAAAACGAAGAATGGAAATTAATGACACCATGGAAAAGATATCAAAA AAAATCAGAAATAAGAAGAGCAAAACGTTCAGTAAAGAAAATTATTGGTGGAgttcaaacaagtcaatataacTATCCTTGGCAG GTCGCTTACTACGTCACGGAGTCAACAACTAAAAGTCATTATTTCTGTGGTGCGACGTTGATTGACAGATATTGGGTTATAACAGCAGCACATTGCCCTCATTT AGGAGACGTTCACAACATCGTTATCGGCGACTTCGATCTTTACACCGATGAAGGCACCGAACAGGAGATCATAGTTGACGCAATATTTTTAcacgaaaaatataaattctcaGAAGATTTGGTGGGCGATATTGCTCTTATTAAGCTAAG ATATCCTGCAAGATCTTCCAAGTCAGTCCAACCAGCCTGCTTATTAAAACCCGAAGAAACCCCTTTCAAAACCGGTGAAGTGTGTGTCACGACTGGGTGGGGAAGAGTAGAGGCAAATA AGCCTGGAATTGAGCGATATTTGAGACAAGTCGAAATGCCGATCATCAGCAATAAACAATGCCAAGCAACATTCTGGTCAATTTATACGATTCATAACTCATACGTATGTGCGGGAGGAACAGGTGGAAATTCATGCCGG GGCGACTCTGGCGGCCCCTTACTTTGCAAAAGAGACGACAAGTTCTATTTGGTTGGTATTACGAGTTGGGGAGATACTCGATGTAAAACAAATATACCCGGAGTATATACCAGGGTACAGAGTTATAATAAGTGGATGGACAAAATCATGGCAAAACCAGAATGCACTACGCAATAG